A window of the Campylobacter massiliensis genome harbors these coding sequences:
- the proB gene encoding glutamate 5-kinase, producing the protein MDRKELLGGVKRIVVKVGTSTLANADGSLNEDKIKQIVANLSELNENAEVVFVTSGAVGAGMGQMKLAHKPKSIVEKQALAAIGQVSLIHLYQILFWAHGKTIAQLLLTKDDFSDRRRYLNMRSVLRSLLAKKIIPVINENDPVVGEGIKGVKVGDNDTLSALVAGLIEADLLVILTDIDGLYDKNPSVFADAKFINLVENLDDGIRAAAGAEGSKFGTGGMRTKITAAEMTTKNGTHLIIANGSDPRNIVRAAQGSEVGTLFLAGKNRINSRKYWLAYSAADNGSVAIDAGAAKALKEGKSLLAVGIAEVVGEFERGETLAIKDANGLALARGITNYSSAELALIKGRKSEEIEAVLGYKYEDEALHIDNIALI; encoded by the coding sequence ATGGACAGAAAAGAGCTTCTAGGCGGCGTAAAACGCATCGTCGTAAAGGTCGGCACCTCGACGCTAGCAAACGCGGACGGTTCGCTAAACGAGGATAAAATCAAACAAATCGTGGCAAATTTAAGCGAACTAAACGAAAACGCAGAAGTGGTCTTCGTAACCTCGGGCGCCGTGGGTGCGGGCATGGGGCAGATGAAACTCGCGCACAAGCCAAAATCCATCGTCGAAAAGCAAGCTCTGGCGGCCATCGGGCAGGTTTCGCTCATACATCTTTATCAAATTTTATTTTGGGCGCACGGCAAGACGATCGCGCAGCTACTGCTGACCAAAGACGACTTTAGCGACCGCCGCCGCTACCTAAATATGCGCAGCGTCCTACGCTCCTTGCTCGCTAAAAAAATCATCCCCGTCATCAATGAAAACGACCCCGTCGTGGGCGAGGGCATCAAGGGCGTAAAAGTCGGCGACAACGACACGCTAAGCGCGCTGGTTGCGGGGCTAATCGAGGCTGATTTGCTCGTGATTTTGACCGATATCGACGGGCTATACGACAAAAATCCAAGCGTTTTTGCGGACGCTAAATTTATAAATTTGGTCGAAAATTTAGATGACGGCATCAGAGCGGCTGCGGGCGCGGAGGGTAGTAAATTTGGCACCGGCGGCATGCGCACTAAAATCACCGCAGCCGAGATGACGACCAAAAACGGCACTCATCTCATCATCGCAAACGGCTCCGACCCGCGAAATATCGTGCGAGCAGCGCAGGGCAGCGAGGTCGGGACGCTATTTTTGGCGGGCAAAAACAGGATAAATTCGCGTAAATATTGGCTCGCCTATTCGGCCGCAGATAACGGCTCCGTCGCGATCGACGCAGGCGCGGCGAAGGCGCTAAAAGAGGGCAAAAGCCTGCTAGCAGTCGGCATTGCCGAGGTCGTGGGTGAGTTTGAGCGCGGCGAAACGCTCGCTATCAAAGACGCAAACGGTCTGGCGCTAGCCCGCGGCATAACAAACTACTCATCGGCCGAGCTAGCTCTCATAAAAGGGCGCAAGAGCGAGGAGATCGAGGCGGTTCTGGGCTACAAATACGAGGACGAGGCGCTGCACATCGACAACATCGCGCTGATTTAG